In Brevibacillus brevis, a genomic segment contains:
- a CDS encoding 4'-phosphopantetheinyl transferase superfamily protein: MRNKEQSQAWVQTVCWGQRCLPTEAASQEEFRTGDEVHIWSATVPSHFSCAGVLSAEENRAAASFVFPRDQLRYRFSHSILRLLLSAYACCEPASLAFGKNRFGKPFLRSENGRSPLQFSMSHSRETVCVAIAMDRAIGLDIEYVDPVFAWPEVAEAVFSCDEQRHLAALPQHERLSAFFRLWTQKEAWLKAEGTGLGGLGQTGRNAITAEGYQLHSFFDENGYAGTVAVGTPVSAFRFFQYSWV; encoded by the coding sequence GTGCGAAATAAAGAACAATCGCAAGCATGGGTCCAGACTGTCTGCTGGGGACAACGCTGCTTGCCGACAGAAGCGGCCTCGCAGGAAGAGTTTCGCACGGGAGACGAAGTCCACATTTGGTCGGCGACCGTGCCCTCCCATTTTTCCTGCGCTGGGGTGCTCTCGGCCGAGGAGAATCGTGCCGCAGCGTCTTTTGTCTTCCCCCGGGATCAGCTTCGCTACCGCTTTTCCCACAGCATCCTCCGCCTTCTCTTGTCGGCCTACGCCTGCTGCGAACCTGCTTCTCTGGCTTTTGGGAAAAACCGCTTCGGAAAGCCGTTTTTACGATCCGAAAACGGCCGAAGTCCCCTTCAGTTCAGCATGTCGCATTCCAGGGAAACCGTCTGTGTCGCAATCGCCATGGACCGAGCGATCGGACTCGATATCGAATACGTCGATCCCGTGTTTGCCTGGCCGGAAGTAGCGGAAGCCGTATTCTCCTGCGATGAGCAGAGGCACCTTGCTGCGCTGCCCCAGCACGAACGGCTATCCGCCTTTTTTCGTCTCTGGACCCAAAAAGAAGCGTGGCTGAAAGCGGAGGGCACCGGACTTGGCGGTCTCGGACAAACCGGACGCAACGCCATAACGGCCGAAGGTTACCAGCTGCACTCGTTTTTCGATGAGAACGGATACGCCGGTACCGTTGCGGTCGGCACACCGGTTTCCGCGTTCCGCTTTTTTCAGTATTCATGGGTTTGA
- a CDS encoding 5-oxoprolinase subunit PxpA, with translation MIHLDINCDMAEGFSRGRQSEDLGIMKWITSVNIACGLHAGDPHIIYRTIEAALKHNVKIGAHPGYPDIQGFGRRSMNLSVNEVYELVLYQVAALEGMTRAIGGELHHVKLHGALYNEAAERPELAEAVVQAIADIDEDLVLYALSGSKLVEAALEHGLQVAEEVFAERAYLPNGRLAPRELEGSVLISKEERMEQTRQLVLKQKVTTVNGHQIDLAADTLCVHHESHDVVQFLVELHRWAKQNGVIIEPISAR, from the coding sequence ATGATTCATCTAGACATTAATTGCGATATGGCCGAGGGATTCAGCAGAGGGCGACAATCCGAGGATTTGGGAATTATGAAGTGGATTACCTCCGTCAACATCGCGTGCGGCTTGCATGCAGGTGATCCGCATATCATTTACAGAACGATCGAGGCAGCCTTGAAGCATAACGTGAAAATCGGTGCCCATCCCGGCTATCCTGACATACAAGGGTTCGGACGCCGTTCGATGAATCTTTCCGTGAACGAAGTGTACGAGCTTGTCCTCTACCAGGTAGCCGCATTGGAGGGAATGACGCGCGCGATCGGCGGAGAGCTTCACCACGTCAAGCTGCACGGGGCGCTCTACAACGAGGCGGCGGAGCGGCCGGAGCTGGCGGAAGCGGTTGTCCAGGCGATCGCGGACATCGATGAGGATCTCGTCCTGTACGCCTTGTCCGGCAGCAAGCTGGTTGAGGCCGCGCTCGAGCATGGGCTGCAGGTAGCCGAAGAGGTGTTCGCAGAGCGGGCGTACCTGCCGAATGGCCGACTGGCGCCGCGCGAACTGGAAGGCAGCGTCCTGATCAGCAAGGAAGAGCGGATGGAGCAAACCAGACAGCTCGTCCTGAAGCAAAAAGTAACGACGGTGAACGGCCATCAGATCGATCTGGCGGCGGATACTCTCTGCGTACACCACGAAAGCCACGACGTGGTACAGTTTCTGGTGGAGCTGCACCGCTGGGCCAAGCAAAACGGCGTGATCATCGAACCGATCAGCGCACGCTAG
- a CDS encoding amino acid adenylation domain-containing protein — translation MKDLLLEQGDIDHSPSWPLSMEQAHIWRYVQPEASSSRMANRYAWKLDGPLDIDALGKSVEAIVRRHDVLRASFRERQGKPVQIIRPYEQVEVEVPRDDLCHLTLPQQEAEVRRYLEGEFHPPFDVANDLLIRLRLLALSDQASILWIQVHQLVADDWTVKMLLQELMFFYEDACRAGQLQWSDFPHSYGRSVQGEETRVEDQEAPHLDYWLSRLGSEPPKLDLPADNPKTHSSYRTNTCHVEMPLPLKRKLLAYCKKENVSRYLVLLTVLKHILHRYSREEEIRVGTLVDGRDRQRDPGAGVFANVLVLQTLWQEELTFANAVRMVQKTVAEAMAHQAARFPRVAGRLGLASTGGSRPLYRVVLHQSPAITLPKIAGLHVTELDAGYSHEHADLVLKLSESAGSWGCSITYAADLFSKEAASRIAGHVTTLLAGALEDPEASLSSLPILTEAERHQLLFEWNPGRADYPAGASLPELFEEQVRKHPDEVALLFEEGNMTYRELDRRANQIAGVLREKNIAPEQLVAVCLDRSPDMIASYLAVWKAGGAYVPIDLTYPAERIAYMLEDASVSFVITTEGCGKELPPVAATWVYLDRLAKEADMMPTDSFSSSRPDSLAYVMYTSGSTGKPKGVMIEHRGIVRLVKNIEYASVGPNETYLNLGAVAFDVSAFEIYGALLNGGKLVILPTNKPTFAEIARTIQRYDVTSLNVTPDRLNMLLEDHCEALSGLRQVMPGGEALPVWLARKCLEKLPVCRLINLYGPTENAVNTTSYHVKAVPAQAAAIPIGRPIADDRLYILDAHMQPVPVGVIGELYMAGEGVARGYLNRPELTAERFPLDPFTSKTGQRMYKSGDLARYLPNGDVEFIGRADDQVKIRGCRIELGEIETIVGQYPGVRQAVAGVTKAKDGTAGLVAYVVMNSQVIFDQVQLRAYCREKLPDYMIPTFFVELTEIPVTPVGKIDRKRLPEPTPAVGKETFTPPRNEVEKKLAGIWETVLSTGPIGVMDSFFHLGGNSLQAMRMFSSIEKTFQKKLAVSSVFQEDTIEKLARLLTTDEPGKSGNSLVAIQPLGDRPPLFCVHGGGGEVLIYGDLARKMGQEQPVYGLRYSSGNSQSVTTVEEMARKYVREIREVQPSGPYSLIGFCLGGAIAYEMAQQLIGEGEEVRLLAVLNFASPNLTPLTMQEKIGRSLKLIFLLPPAVRYAFLWKKLKFAVGLVKQTFDSSPGEHESLQELVQAVANYRPQRYPGDLLLIRAVTQLRETKHLGWQVTGTGHIDEHVIAADHADLLKEPHVDILIGEVRKRLRGERIEDRRTVV, via the coding sequence ATGAAAGACTTACTCCTGGAGCAGGGAGACATTGACCATTCGCCAAGTTGGCCGCTCAGCATGGAGCAAGCTCACATTTGGCGGTACGTGCAGCCGGAGGCGAGCTCCTCTAGAATGGCAAACCGATACGCCTGGAAGCTGGATGGCCCGTTGGACATCGACGCCCTAGGAAAAAGCGTGGAGGCGATCGTGAGAAGACACGATGTCTTGCGGGCGTCGTTTCGTGAACGCCAGGGCAAACCCGTGCAAATCATCCGTCCGTATGAACAGGTGGAGGTCGAGGTGCCCCGGGACGACCTTTGTCACCTGACGCTTCCTCAACAGGAAGCGGAGGTCCGGCGATATTTGGAAGGAGAGTTCCACCCGCCTTTCGATGTGGCCAATGACCTTCTCATCCGTCTCCGCTTGCTTGCACTCTCGGATCAAGCCAGCATCTTGTGGATCCAGGTGCATCAGCTCGTGGCGGACGACTGGACGGTGAAGATGCTTCTACAGGAACTGATGTTTTTCTATGAGGACGCCTGCCGAGCCGGTCAGCTGCAATGGTCGGACTTTCCTCACTCCTACGGCAGGTCTGTTCAGGGGGAGGAGACTCGCGTGGAAGACCAGGAAGCTCCCCATTTGGATTATTGGCTGAGCAGGCTGGGGAGCGAGCCGCCTAAACTGGATTTGCCTGCAGACAACCCGAAAACGCACTCCTCCTATCGAACGAACACCTGCCACGTAGAAATGCCTCTCCCTCTCAAGCGAAAACTCCTTGCCTATTGCAAAAAAGAGAATGTCAGTCGGTACCTGGTGCTGTTAACTGTGCTGAAGCACATCTTGCACCGCTATAGCAGGGAAGAGGAGATTCGCGTAGGCACACTGGTAGATGGGCGGGATCGGCAACGGGATCCGGGCGCAGGTGTTTTTGCCAACGTCCTTGTCCTGCAGACCCTTTGGCAAGAAGAACTGACGTTTGCCAACGCGGTACGGATGGTGCAAAAAACGGTTGCGGAAGCCATGGCCCATCAGGCGGCCCGCTTTCCGAGAGTGGCAGGCAGGCTTGGCTTGGCCAGTACAGGCGGATCTCGCCCCCTGTACCGGGTCGTGCTGCATCAATCGCCTGCAATCACGCTTCCAAAAATAGCCGGACTGCACGTCACAGAGCTGGATGCCGGCTACAGCCATGAACATGCCGATCTTGTGCTCAAGCTGTCCGAATCCGCGGGTTCGTGGGGCTGCTCCATCACCTATGCGGCAGACCTGTTCTCCAAGGAGGCGGCAAGCCGTATCGCGGGACATGTGACGACACTGCTCGCGGGGGCACTGGAAGATCCGGAAGCGAGCCTCTCCTCGCTGCCCATCTTGACGGAAGCGGAGCGGCACCAGCTGCTGTTCGAGTGGAATCCGGGAAGAGCGGACTACCCTGCGGGTGCAAGTCTCCCCGAGCTATTCGAAGAACAGGTGAGAAAGCATCCGGATGAGGTCGCCTTGCTGTTTGAAGAGGGAAACATGACGTACCGCGAGCTGGATCGTCGGGCGAACCAGATCGCAGGCGTGCTGCGGGAGAAAAACATCGCTCCCGAACAGCTGGTTGCGGTTTGTCTCGACCGGTCGCCGGATATGATCGCGAGCTACTTGGCGGTCTGGAAAGCCGGGGGTGCGTATGTACCGATCGATCTGACCTACCCGGCAGAGCGAATTGCCTACATGCTCGAAGACGCGAGCGTTTCCTTTGTGATTACGACGGAGGGGTGTGGCAAAGAGCTGCCGCCGGTGGCTGCCACGTGGGTGTACCTCGATCGGCTGGCCAAAGAGGCAGACATGATGCCGACCGATTCTTTTTCGAGCAGCCGCCCGGATAGCCTCGCTTACGTCATGTACACGTCGGGCTCTACGGGAAAGCCCAAAGGCGTCATGATCGAACATCGCGGCATCGTCAGGCTCGTGAAAAACATCGAGTACGCCAGCGTAGGGCCAAACGAGACGTATCTCAATCTTGGCGCTGTCGCTTTTGACGTTTCCGCCTTTGAGATTTACGGGGCCTTGCTCAATGGAGGGAAACTGGTCATCCTGCCGACGAACAAGCCTACCTTTGCGGAAATCGCGAGGACGATCCAGCGCTACGACGTCACCTCCCTGAATGTTACGCCGGATCGGCTGAACATGCTGCTCGAGGATCACTGCGAGGCGCTTTCCGGCTTGCGGCAAGTGATGCCGGGAGGAGAAGCCTTGCCGGTCTGGCTGGCCCGAAAATGCCTGGAAAAGCTGCCGGTCTGCCGCCTGATCAATTTGTACGGCCCTACGGAAAACGCGGTAAATACGACGAGCTACCACGTAAAGGCAGTTCCTGCACAGGCAGCCGCGATCCCGATCGGACGCCCGATCGCTGACGATCGACTCTACATTCTCGATGCCCATATGCAGCCCGTCCCCGTGGGTGTCATCGGGGAACTGTACATGGCGGGAGAGGGAGTGGCCCGGGGGTACCTGAACCGCCCCGAGCTTACCGCCGAGCGCTTTCCCTTGGATCCCTTCACCTCAAAGACGGGCCAGCGCATGTACAAATCGGGCGATCTCGCACGCTACCTCCCGAACGGAGATGTAGAGTTTATCGGCAGGGCGGACGATCAGGTGAAAATCAGAGGGTGCCGGATCGAGCTCGGGGAAATAGAGACCATCGTCGGCCAATATCCGGGAGTGCGCCAGGCTGTCGCCGGTGTTACAAAGGCGAAAGACGGGACGGCGGGACTTGTCGCCTACGTCGTCATGAACAGCCAGGTCATCTTTGATCAAGTGCAGCTCCGCGCATACTGCCGCGAAAAGCTCCCGGACTATATGATCCCTACGTTCTTCGTCGAGCTGACGGAAATTCCCGTCACCCCCGTGGGAAAAATCGATCGAAAAAGACTGCCTGAGCCAACGCCGGCTGTAGGCAAAGAGACATTCACGCCGCCGCGAAACGAGGTGGAAAAAAAGCTGGCCGGCATTTGGGAAACCGTGCTGAGTACGGGGCCGATCGGGGTCATGGACAGCTTCTTTCACCTGGGTGGCAATTCGCTGCAGGCCATGCGGATGTTTTCTTCCATCGAAAAAACGTTTCAAAAGAAACTGGCGGTCTCCTCTGTTTTTCAGGAAGACACGATCGAAAAGCTGGCAAGGCTGTTGACCACTGACGAGCCGGGGAAGAGCGGGAACTCACTGGTTGCGATCCAGCCGCTCGGCGACCGCCCGCCGCTTTTCTGCGTTCACGGAGGGGGCGGTGAGGTGCTGATTTACGGAGATCTGGCTCGAAAAATGGGGCAAGAACAGCCGGTCTACGGTCTTCGATACAGCTCAGGCAATTCGCAATCCGTGACAACCGTCGAAGAGATGGCCCGCAAGTACGTTCGGGAAATACGCGAAGTCCAGCCAAGCGGCCCGTACAGCCTGATCGGTTTTTGTCTCGGGGGCGCGATCGCCTACGAAATGGCGCAGCAGCTGATCGGTGAGGGGGAAGAAGTCCGGCTGTTGGCCGTACTGAACTTTGCAAGCCCCAACCTGACTCCTTTGACCATGCAGGAAAAAATCGGCCGCAGCCTCAAGCTGATCTTTCTCCTGCCGCCTGCCGTTCGCTATGCGTTCCTTTGGAAAAAGCTGAAATTTGCGGTAGGGCTTGTCAAACAGACTTTCGACTCCTCCCCGGGCGAGCATGAATCTTTGCAAGAGCTGGTCCAGGCGGTCGCAAACTACCGGCCACAGCGGTATCCGGGAGACTTGCTGCTAATCCGCGCGGTGACCCAGCTGCGCGAGACGAAGCATCTCGGCTGGCAAGTGACAGGCACAGGCCATATCGACGAGCATGTAATAGCAGCCGATCACGCCGATTTGCTGAAAGAGCCGCACGTCGACATCCTCATCGGGGAGGTCAGAAAGCGGCTGCGAGGAGAAAGAATCGAAGATAGAAGAACAGTTGTCTAG
- a CDS encoding spore coat protein CotJB translates to MMNANPNTRPGDERYVEMLTQLQAIDFVLVELNLYLDTHPTDVNAIEQYNELTQQRWKMANEFEALYGPLMNFGHSYSGYPWQWNDTPWPWQV, encoded by the coding sequence ATGATGAACGCTAACCCGAACACCCGACCTGGCGATGAGCGTTATGTAGAAATGCTCACACAGTTGCAGGCGATCGACTTCGTCCTTGTCGAGCTCAACCTGTATCTCGACACCCATCCGACAGATGTGAATGCGATCGAGCAGTACAACGAGCTTACCCAGCAGCGCTGGAAAATGGCGAATGAATTCGAGGCTCTGTACGGCCCGCTGATGAACTTTGGCCACAGCTACTCCGGGTACCCATGGCAATGGAACGATACTCCCTGGCCGTGGCAAGTCTAA
- a CDS encoding thermonuclease family protein, with amino-acid sequence MKRMAMFLLLAAWLAGGCSSTGQPQANGEMEATIARVVDGDTVELSTGEKVRLIGVDTPETVKPNHTVEPYGKEASDFSKKLLTGQTVTLKFDVEPYDKYKRLLAYMYLQDGTFVNEKLVREGYARIMTIPPNVAHADLFLEAEREARENNRGLWGLSAEQPAKRSSPSKSSKQQPSGPTETSGPEGKTIKGNINAKGEKIYHVPGSSGYEQTKAEMWFATEEEAKAAGFRAPKR; translated from the coding sequence ATGAAACGAATGGCGATGTTCCTGCTCCTGGCCGCATGGCTGGCCGGCGGCTGTTCGTCCACAGGGCAACCGCAGGCCAACGGCGAAATGGAGGCGACCATTGCACGGGTGGTCGATGGGGATACGGTGGAATTGTCAACCGGAGAAAAGGTTCGCCTGATCGGTGTGGATACACCGGAAACGGTCAAGCCGAATCACACCGTGGAGCCATATGGCAAGGAAGCAAGCGATTTTTCCAAGAAGCTGTTGACCGGCCAGACCGTAACACTGAAATTCGATGTCGAGCCGTACGATAAATACAAGCGGCTGCTGGCTTACATGTATTTGCAGGACGGAACGTTTGTCAACGAAAAGCTCGTCCGGGAAGGGTATGCACGGATCATGACCATCCCGCCGAACGTAGCTCATGCCGACCTGTTTTTGGAAGCCGAGAGAGAGGCGAGGGAGAACAATCGAGGGCTCTGGGGGCTGTCGGCGGAGCAACCGGCGAAGCGGTCGTCTCCCTCGAAGTCGTCCAAGCAACAGCCATCCGGGCCAACCGAGACGTCAGGGCCGGAAGGAAAAACAATCAAAGGGAATATCAACGCCAAGGGCGAGAAAATCTATCACGTCCCCGGATCTTCCGGCTATGAGCAGACCAAGGCGGAGATGTGGTTCGCTACGGAGGAAGAAGCAAAGGCGGCTGGTTTTCGCGCTCCGAAGCGATAA
- a CDS encoding spore coat associated protein CotJA, whose protein sequence is MYSQTRVYFPYVSPFDPCPPIRVKTYQVPPQLFMGFQPENLPQYPPMEALRRGVLWPALFSPYNPAPDRGEWGDYDER, encoded by the coding sequence TTGTATTCGCAAACCCGGGTCTATTTCCCATACGTAAGCCCATTCGACCCATGTCCGCCGATCCGCGTGAAAACGTACCAGGTCCCACCCCAGTTGTTTATGGGATTCCAACCCGAAAATCTTCCGCAGTATCCGCCTATGGAAGCATTGAGAAGGGGCGTGCTGTGGCCGGCGCTGTTCAGTCCTTACAATCCGGCTCCAGACCGTGGCGAATGGGGGGATTATGATGAACGCTAA
- a CDS encoding MerR family transcriptional regulator: protein MQIKEMAKRLQITPRAICYYEEKGLIHPQKADESGYRQFTEEDVWRLQTVITLREVGMPIEGIRELLERMDEEHSSLLYYLELQRSFIYDRWVELSKVIQTTEAMIDRVRSDQAFDPAALYELAEANKRLRQTRDDWVDRWNFNQIADVYDELVTRRKDGYNKHAHYDSVLDAVVEAAAPKAGERGLDAGTGTGNLAGRFLRAGVNMSGFDQSLEMLRQCRRKFPEVETKLGTFFAFPFLENRFDFVASSYALHHLTDDQKLLALMECRRVLVPGGRLIIADLMFEDQRHREARLQELKEAGEEAAVKQIMQEYFADRSRLLQELGELGFRTEARQITPYVHLIEARLA, encoded by the coding sequence ATGCAAATCAAGGAAATGGCCAAGCGGCTGCAAATTACCCCGAGAGCGATCTGTTATTATGAAGAAAAAGGGCTGATCCATCCCCAAAAAGCGGATGAATCCGGCTACCGCCAATTTACGGAAGAGGATGTATGGCGCTTGCAAACAGTCATCACCTTGCGAGAGGTCGGGATGCCCATTGAAGGGATACGAGAGCTCCTGGAGCGGATGGATGAAGAGCACTCCAGCCTGCTGTATTACTTGGAGCTGCAGCGATCGTTCATCTACGACCGCTGGGTGGAGCTGAGCAAAGTCATTCAGACGACGGAAGCGATGATCGATCGAGTGAGGAGCGATCAGGCATTCGATCCCGCAGCATTGTACGAACTGGCAGAAGCCAACAAGAGGCTGCGCCAAACGCGGGACGACTGGGTAGATCGCTGGAACTTCAACCAGATAGCGGACGTGTACGACGAGCTTGTCACGAGGCGCAAGGATGGGTACAACAAGCACGCGCATTACGACTCGGTGCTGGACGCCGTCGTAGAGGCAGCCGCTCCAAAGGCAGGCGAGCGCGGATTGGATGCCGGGACGGGAACAGGCAATCTGGCCGGCCGCTTTCTTCGTGCAGGGGTAAACATGAGCGGGTTTGACCAGTCGCTTGAGATGCTGCGTCAATGCCGGCGCAAATTCCCTGAGGTGGAGACGAAGCTCGGAACGTTTTTCGCCTTTCCGTTTCTGGAAAACCGGTTTGATTTCGTGGCGAGCAGCTATGCCTTGCACCATTTGACGGATGATCAAAAGCTGTTGGCCCTGATGGAATGCAGGCGGGTCCTGGTGCCTGGCGGGCGGCTGATCATCGCCGATTTGATGTTTGAGGATCAGCGGCATCGGGAAGCTCGACTGCAGGAATTGAAGGAGGCTGGCGAGGAAGCGGCAGTGAAGCAAATCATGCAGGAATACTTTGCGGACCGCTCCCGTCTCCTTCAGGAGCTTGGCGAACTGGGCTTTCGGACGGAAGCGAGGCAGATTACCCCCTACGTCCACTTGATTGAGGCTCGTCTTGCGTAG
- a CDS encoding protease complex subunit PrcB family protein, with product MFPGLLLSAALTLTGIQPITHPTPTAAPAEEVAAVDTQYEAVSAPYPPAVQDALSKVRKNGGHTIVRAKGKSYVVIGAGQRPTGGYQLVADQVKRTGPHGYTVSVHVKAPAPGSMKIQVISYPTLVIALPDQQAQVTVQMR from the coding sequence ATGTTTCCCGGTTTGTTGCTTTCTGCTGCCCTGACTTTGACAGGAATTCAGCCTATTACACATCCTACCCCAACTGCGGCTCCTGCGGAAGAGGTCGCGGCTGTGGATACTCAATATGAAGCGGTTTCGGCGCCGTACCCGCCCGCTGTACAGGATGCGCTGAGCAAAGTGCGCAAAAACGGCGGTCATACCATTGTCCGCGCGAAAGGAAAATCGTACGTCGTCATCGGCGCTGGCCAGCGACCGACCGGCGGCTATCAGCTCGTCGCCGATCAAGTGAAGCGGACAGGCCCGCACGGCTACACCGTTTCCGTCCATGTAAAGGCTCCTGCTCCCGGCTCGATGAAAATCCAGGTCATTTCGTACCCGACTCTGGTCATCGCCCTTCCGGACCAGCAAGCACAAGTCACCGTACAAATGCGATAA
- a CDS encoding manganese catalase family protein encodes MWIYEKKLQYPVRVGKCDVRMAKYLIEQYGGADGELAAALRYLNQRYTIPDKVIGLLTDIGTEEFAHLEMIATMVYKLTKDATVEELKAAGLGDHYANHDRALFYENASGVPFTATYIQAKGDPIADLYEDIAAEEKARATYQWLIDMTDDVDIQDTLKFLREREVVHSQRFREAVEILKEEQGRKKFF; translated from the coding sequence ATGTGGATTTATGAGAAGAAGCTGCAATACCCGGTTCGCGTCGGCAAGTGCGACGTCAGAATGGCCAAATATTTGATAGAACAGTATGGCGGGGCAGACGGCGAGCTGGCTGCGGCGCTGCGCTACCTGAATCAGCGGTATACCATTCCGGACAAAGTCATCGGGCTGCTGACGGATATCGGCACGGAAGAATTCGCCCATCTCGAGATGATCGCGACAATGGTGTACAAATTGACCAAGGATGCGACCGTTGAGGAGCTCAAGGCTGCCGGTCTGGGCGATCACTACGCCAACCACGACCGCGCCCTGTTTTACGAAAATGCCAGTGGGGTACCGTTCACTGCCACTTATATCCAGGCAAAAGGCGATCCTATCGCCGACTTGTATGAGGACATTGCGGCGGAGGAAAAGGCCCGCGCGACATATCAATGGCTGATCGACATGACGGACGATGTGGATATTCAAGATACGCTCAAGTTTTTGCGGGAGCGCGAAGTGGTGCATTCCCAGCGCTTCCGGGAAGCTGTGGAGATATTGAAAGAAGAGCAGGGAAGAAAGAAGTTTTTCTAG
- a CDS encoding YlbF family regulator produces the protein MEALETADITQLLLESHELSTMINQSREVSDYLLAKRRMEADVEAQRLLALFEKKKEQYEDVQRFGKYHPDYDHISKEVRELKRTIELMDSVQAFKRAEDALDELLYQVSRTIADAVSETIKVPSNNPFLEVHSSGCGTGGSCGCSVKRPS, from the coding sequence ATGGAAGCATTGGAAACGGCAGACATCACACAGCTGCTCTTGGAGTCGCATGAACTGTCCACGATGATCAACCAGTCGCGCGAGGTCTCGGACTATCTGCTTGCCAAGCGCAGGATGGAAGCGGATGTGGAGGCGCAGCGCCTGCTTGCCCTTTTTGAAAAGAAGAAAGAACAGTACGAGGATGTGCAGCGATTCGGAAAGTACCATCCCGACTACGACCATATATCCAAAGAAGTACGCGAGCTGAAGCGCACGATCGAGCTGATGGATTCCGTCCAGGCATTCAAGCGGGCGGAAGACGCGCTGGATGAGTTGTTGTATCAGGTAAGTCGCACGATTGCCGACGCGGTGTCGGAAACGATCAAAGTTCCGAGCAACAATCCGTTTCTCGAAGTGCACAGCAGTGGCTGCGGGACGGGTGGAAGCTGCGGCTGCAGCGTAAAAAGGCCATCCTGA
- a CDS encoding CBS domain-containing protein, protein MAKVENRTLREIMTKDVATVTLKDNVYEVACKMRDWNVGVIPVVDEKDDVIGVITDRDIVIRGLAEKHEGSTATEVVMTRDIVLGQPSMTVDEAAKIMAQHQIRRLPVVENGKLVGIVALGDMAIRQVHHDEASDALQQISEPAPH, encoded by the coding sequence ATGGCAAAAGTCGAAAACCGCACATTGCGCGAGATCATGACGAAAGATGTCGCGACTGTGACGCTCAAGGATAACGTATACGAAGTGGCGTGCAAGATGCGCGACTGGAACGTCGGCGTCATTCCCGTCGTAGACGAGAAAGATGACGTCATCGGGGTCATCACGGACCGCGATATCGTGATTCGCGGACTCGCCGAGAAGCATGAAGGCTCCACCGCCACGGAAGTCGTCATGACGCGGGACATCGTCCTCGGTCAACCGAGCATGACGGTAGATGAGGCAGCCAAAATCATGGCCCAGCATCAAATTCGTCGTCTCCCCGTGGTGGAGAACGGGAAGCTGGTAGGAATTGTCGCTCTCGGGGACATGGCGATTCGCCAAGTGCACCACGACGAAGCGAGCGACGCGCTGCAACAAATTTCCGAGCCGGCCCCTCACTGA
- a CDS encoding YlbG family protein, with product MRERRLGVAVWVKNTRAAKNLRKFGTIHYISKRLNYVSMYVDANQIDETIRIMEKLHFVTKIERSHRHEIPVEYNNARPDKAKEYDYKQEKSQLMALAETLTSDESSHPAAVST from the coding sequence ATGAGAGAACGACGTCTGGGGGTTGCCGTGTGGGTGAAAAACACGCGTGCCGCCAAAAATTTACGTAAATTTGGCACCATTCACTACATCTCCAAGCGGTTGAATTACGTCTCGATGTACGTGGATGCCAATCAGATCGACGAAACCATTCGCATCATGGAGAAACTGCACTTCGTGACGAAAATTGAGCGCTCCCATCGCCACGAAATCCCGGTAGAGTACAACAACGCGCGGCCGGATAAGGCGAAGGAATACGATTACAAGCAGGAAAAGAGTCAACTGATGGCTTTGGCTGAAACGCTGACGTCGGATGAAAGCAGTCATCCCGCCGCTGTTTCGACATAA